The following proteins come from a genomic window of Meiothermus sp. Pnk-1:
- a CDS encoding TrbC/VirB2 family protein has protein sequence MHKIGLVAKRLAALPEARGLLMGLVLVGLGNVAHAQAEQAFNNLTTAICNIYNAMKGGFGLALVIIMFAIGAISLMIGGKKAVPIMIGAAIGGVILAAAPAFAKIFISSTSNC, from the coding sequence ATGCACAAAATCGGACTCGTAGCGAAGAGGCTGGCGGCCCTGCCGGAGGCGCGCGGCCTGCTGATGGGGCTCGTGCTGGTGGGGCTGGGCAACGTAGCCCACGCCCAGGCGGAACAGGCCTTCAACAACCTGACCACCGCCATCTGCAACATTTACAACGCCATGAAAGGCGGCTTCGGGCTGGCCCTGGTGATCATCATGTTCGCCATCGGCGCGATCAGCCTGATGATCGGTGGGAAGAAGGCGGTCCCGATCATGATCGGCGCGGCGATAGGCGGGGTGATCCTGGCCGCGGCCCCCGCGTTCGCCAAGATTTTCATCTCCAGCACCTCCAACTGCTGA
- a CDS encoding TraC family protein: MTASNTSLLNRPRERTLTEEFPYWEIHEGVMFLEDGRCEVGVELVLRPTLLLMQSELEGLLYMVRSVLRNGVPQGTRARLLVEAAPAPEGSVTAYKEAFEPTHPTARAIGEERHRHWHDLWARGQVMERRAFLTVSYGHKRPRRLPFGGAELAQRVKEGAKIRERIRMIAKGRGVEVREMDSQEVFGLAYRYLNPGLRQGGVPRYRPTWQRYPRKAVEKMPGLRPPTLRTQLLRSEVDNSFREALYVGGRWLGMFTLYTIPDETYTEMGDVLALAGGGEFYLVVDFYHEPYEKALKALKARARRFYAASANTETYVDPNILVGQRETEGAIQHISQSGDHVYRVGVALILIEKEREALERRSNQVVGRLSEIPGNPFRQLRNGLFEPWKSRAPFGGGMSDEVVSLLESNAADLVPLTGAWKGHEKPVVMFHNRFLSLTRFDPFTPSTANWNGIIAGGSGSGKTFFTQYVLSDLLRRDEVDVVILDRGKNYEALVEAFGGVFIDIRPGGETAVNMFDLEEGEAEPGPEKLQDVLRFLRAILPPGEDRTEEAVENAILEAAIEQTYKRASPDLPQPDGSYRKVYQGARLSDLVQTLVLLDEVGSRPASSSEKEVARKLALRLQSWVGDSPKGQFLDRPTNVPLSEARVVCYELEGLKDDLEIIGTLLIADLVWKRAKRQKDGRGRRVLVVLDEAWKVFQSPYASRLIEELYRRFRFLGGGIWSITQSLADFAGEGPRALLANTSFHFLLRLSRGEAELQVMREVLGMPDRAIAVHERLTGVKGVYSEALAWIRTGEGKEGEVIVVRPSPVDYWLFTSTKEEVARRREMVRKYGDVMRAVRALAYGEET, translated from the coding sequence ATGACCGCGAGTAATACCAGCCTGCTCAACCGGCCTCGGGAGCGCACGCTCACCGAGGAGTTTCCTTACTGGGAGATCCACGAGGGGGTGATGTTCCTCGAAGACGGGCGGTGCGAGGTGGGGGTGGAACTGGTGCTCAGGCCCACCCTGCTCCTGATGCAGAGCGAGCTCGAGGGCCTGCTCTACATGGTGCGCAGCGTCCTCAGGAACGGGGTGCCCCAGGGGACGCGGGCCCGGCTCTTGGTGGAGGCGGCTCCGGCCCCCGAAGGTTCGGTCACGGCCTATAAGGAGGCCTTCGAGCCCACCCACCCCACCGCCCGGGCCATCGGCGAGGAGCGCCACCGGCACTGGCACGACCTGTGGGCCAGAGGGCAGGTGATGGAGCGGCGGGCCTTCCTTACCGTCAGCTACGGCCACAAGCGACCCCGGCGGCTCCCCTTCGGGGGGGCCGAGTTGGCCCAGCGGGTCAAGGAGGGGGCCAAAATCCGCGAGCGCATCCGCATGATCGCCAAGGGCCGGGGGGTGGAGGTGCGGGAGATGGACTCCCAGGAGGTCTTCGGCCTGGCCTACCGCTACCTCAACCCCGGCCTCCGGCAGGGCGGGGTGCCCCGCTACCGCCCCACCTGGCAGCGCTACCCGCGCAAAGCGGTGGAGAAGATGCCGGGCCTCAGGCCCCCCACCCTGCGCACCCAGCTCCTGCGCAGCGAGGTGGACAACTCCTTCCGCGAGGCCCTCTACGTGGGGGGGCGCTGGCTCGGCATGTTCACCCTCTACACCATCCCCGACGAGACCTACACCGAGATGGGGGACGTGCTGGCCCTGGCCGGAGGGGGGGAGTTCTACCTGGTGGTGGACTTCTACCACGAGCCCTACGAGAAGGCCCTCAAGGCGCTCAAGGCGCGGGCGCGGCGCTTCTACGCGGCCAGCGCCAACACCGAGACCTACGTGGACCCCAACATCCTGGTGGGGCAGCGGGAGACCGAGGGGGCCATCCAGCACATCTCCCAGTCTGGTGACCACGTCTACCGGGTGGGGGTGGCCCTGATCCTGATCGAGAAGGAGCGGGAGGCCCTGGAGCGCCGCTCGAACCAGGTGGTGGGGCGGCTTTCGGAAATCCCCGGCAACCCCTTCCGGCAGCTCAGGAACGGGCTCTTCGAGCCCTGGAAGAGCCGGGCCCCCTTCGGCGGGGGGATGAGCGACGAGGTGGTGAGCCTGCTGGAGTCCAACGCCGCCGACCTGGTGCCCCTCACGGGGGCCTGGAAGGGGCACGAGAAGCCGGTGGTCATGTTCCACAACCGCTTCCTCTCCCTCACCCGCTTCGACCCCTTCACGCCCTCCACCGCCAACTGGAACGGGATCATCGCGGGCGGCTCTGGCTCGGGCAAGACCTTCTTCACCCAGTACGTGCTCTCGGATTTGCTCCGACGCGACGAGGTGGACGTGGTGATCCTCGACCGGGGGAAGAACTACGAGGCGCTGGTGGAGGCCTTCGGCGGGGTGTTCATCGACATCCGCCCGGGCGGGGAGACGGCGGTGAACATGTTCGACCTGGAGGAGGGGGAGGCCGAGCCGGGCCCCGAGAAGCTTCAGGACGTGCTGCGCTTCTTGCGGGCCATCCTGCCGCCGGGGGAGGACCGCACCGAGGAGGCCGTCGAGAACGCCATCCTCGAGGCGGCCATCGAGCAGACCTACAAGCGCGCGAGCCCCGACCTGCCCCAGCCGGACGGGAGCTACAGGAAGGTCTACCAGGGAGCCAGGCTCTCCGACCTGGTGCAGACGCTGGTGCTGCTGGACGAGGTGGGCAGCCGCCCGGCCTCCTCCTCGGAGAAGGAAGTGGCGCGGAAGCTGGCCCTCAGGCTTCAGTCCTGGGTGGGCGACAGCCCCAAAGGGCAGTTCCTCGACCGGCCCACCAACGTGCCCCTCTCCGAGGCGCGGGTGGTGTGCTACGAGCTCGAGGGGCTCAAGGACGACCTGGAGATCATCGGCACCCTGCTGATCGCCGACCTGGTCTGGAAGCGGGCCAAGCGGCAGAAGGACGGCAGGGGGCGGCGGGTGCTGGTGGTGCTGGACGAGGCCTGGAAGGTCTTCCAGAGCCCCTACGCCAGCCGCCTCATCGAGGAGCTGTACCGGCGCTTCCGCTTCCTGGGCGGGGGCATCTGGAGCATCACCCAGAGCCTGGCCGACTTCGCCGGGGAGGGCCCCCGGGCCTTGCTGGCCAACACCAGCTTCCACTTCCTGCTCCGGCTCTCCCGGGGCGAAGCCGAGCTACAGGTGATGCGCGAGGTGCTGGGGATGCCCGACCGGGCCATCGCGGTGCACGAGCGGCTGACCGGGGTCAAGGGGGTCTACTCCGAGGCCCTGGCCTGGATTCGCACCGGCGAGGGCAAGGAGGGCGAGGTGATCGTGGTGCGGCCCAGCCCGGTGGACTACTGGCTGTTCACCTCCACCAAGGAGGAGGTGGCCCGCAGGCGGGAAATGGTGCGCAAGTACGGCGACGTGATGCGGGCGGTGCGGGCGCTGGCCTACGGAGAAGAAACATGA
- a CDS encoding type IV secretory system conjugative DNA transfer family protein, translating to MSVARRQSLLEVPTSQKLLRFLGGLVILGTLAGALWLVAQSAMEVASQMMRAGWGGPLKAASPGELILRCNTDFTGGCSRLFNELWQKALPLDTLRLVVAAGFALGMLPFLIRPRRPRKLPGQGRWATAKDLAGYLGEKGTGWYGLFEGKPLRVPPMERRTGTLVVGKPGGGKTTGYYQPNLLLDARDGWSAVVFDLKWPDEGGLMEAVSYYRHFGRAVYTYTPFAEGSARIALLEGAENPQEASNIADILVPRVADGGAEFYANLERMLLAGLVWIEGQEGRYSLRHILEVLRQGKEELKAYAEVRPHLKERIGAVLQTREDILAGVVAGLAGKLALFENDRLDASSLPGTGAVPWERFFGEPSLLYIGIPQEHLEGGKATALLWLVKRILDREIHRAAARGGGTLKTLTSVYLDEFTAFGKLPGIEDNLKTMRSKGAAFHISVQNLANGRSVYGRDVWESIQGTFGQQVYLLERLSEEDRKWLARTLGYETVVGYSRSSSKSGFLSGSEGEGEREEARFLLSAEEMREVKKGETVVILDGKPPVRTYLGGMWERRHPLHALYEKARRLRAGQGGTPAPRPEQAAEPPAPLPHAPLGETTPPSPPVTGDPEASDPRSLESYIRRLASTMPVFQRYYHKKTTTGIRFVLPEGFPPPETAWVREGWVEVRGQKELSLNLTSRGLEALEKPFVAALVRWCRVREWARRQGVDGQAEVCMSGEEAETVLREYAKKLPTEEGKVRVAVRLEALGDGA from the coding sequence ATGAGCGTGGCCCGGCGGCAGTCCCTGCTGGAAGTCCCCACCTCCCAGAAGCTCCTACGGTTTCTGGGAGGCTTGGTCATTCTGGGCACCCTGGCCGGAGCCCTCTGGCTGGTGGCGCAGAGCGCAATGGAGGTGGCCTCGCAGATGATGCGGGCCGGGTGGGGCGGCCCTTTGAAGGCGGCTTCGCCCGGGGAGCTGATCCTGCGCTGCAACACCGACTTCACCGGCGGTTGCTCGCGGCTGTTCAACGAGCTCTGGCAGAAGGCCCTGCCGCTGGACACCCTGCGGCTGGTGGTGGCGGCGGGGTTCGCCCTGGGGATGCTGCCCTTCCTGATCCGCCCGCGCCGCCCGCGCAAGCTGCCGGGGCAGGGGCGCTGGGCCACCGCCAAAGACCTGGCGGGCTACCTGGGCGAGAAGGGAACCGGCTGGTACGGCCTGTTCGAGGGCAAGCCGCTACGGGTGCCCCCCATGGAGCGGCGCACCGGGACGCTGGTGGTGGGCAAGCCGGGCGGGGGCAAGACCACCGGCTACTACCAGCCGAACCTGCTGCTGGACGCCCGCGACGGCTGGAGCGCGGTCGTGTTCGACCTCAAGTGGCCCGACGAGGGCGGGCTGATGGAGGCGGTGAGCTACTACCGCCACTTCGGGCGGGCGGTGTACACCTATACGCCCTTTGCCGAGGGCTCGGCCCGGATCGCCCTGCTGGAGGGGGCCGAGAACCCCCAGGAAGCCTCCAACATCGCCGACATCCTGGTGCCCCGGGTGGCCGACGGGGGGGCGGAGTTCTACGCCAACCTCGAGCGGATGCTGCTGGCCGGGCTGGTCTGGATCGAGGGGCAGGAGGGGCGCTACTCCCTGCGGCACATCCTCGAGGTGCTGCGGCAGGGCAAGGAGGAGCTCAAAGCCTACGCCGAGGTGCGCCCGCACCTCAAAGAGCGGATCGGGGCGGTCTTGCAGACCCGGGAGGACATCCTGGCGGGAGTGGTGGCGGGGCTGGCGGGGAAGCTGGCCCTCTTCGAGAACGACCGCCTGGACGCCTCGAGCCTGCCCGGGACGGGGGCCGTGCCCTGGGAGCGCTTCTTCGGCGAGCCCAGCCTGCTCTACATCGGCATCCCCCAGGAGCACCTGGAGGGGGGCAAGGCCACGGCCCTCTTGTGGCTGGTCAAGCGCATCCTGGACCGGGAAATCCACCGGGCCGCGGCCCGGGGCGGGGGGACGCTCAAGACCCTCACCTCGGTCTACCTCGACGAGTTCACCGCCTTCGGCAAGCTCCCCGGCATCGAGGACAACCTCAAGACCATGCGCTCGAAGGGGGCAGCCTTCCACATCAGCGTGCAGAACCTGGCCAACGGGCGCTCGGTGTACGGGCGGGACGTGTGGGAGAGCATCCAGGGCACCTTCGGGCAGCAGGTGTACCTGCTCGAGCGCCTCTCGGAGGAGGACCGCAAGTGGCTGGCCCGCACGCTGGGCTACGAGACGGTGGTGGGGTACTCAAGAAGTTCCTCCAAAAGCGGCTTCCTCTCGGGCAGCGAGGGAGAGGGGGAGCGCGAGGAGGCCCGCTTCCTGCTCTCGGCCGAGGAGATGCGCGAGGTCAAGAAGGGCGAGACGGTGGTGATCCTCGACGGCAAGCCGCCGGTGCGCACCTACCTGGGGGGGATGTGGGAGCGGCGGCACCCCCTGCACGCCCTGTACGAGAAGGCCAGAAGGCTCAGGGCGGGACAGGGCGGGACTCCCGCGCCGCGCCCTGAGCAGGCCGCCGAACCGCCCGCACCGCTACCCCACGCTCCGCTCGGTGAAACTACGCCACCTTCGCCGCCGGTGACCGGGGATCCAGAAGCCAGCGATCCCCGCAGCCTGGAGTCTTACATTCGCCGCCTGGCGTCCACGATGCCGGTGTTTCAGCGCTACTACCACAAGAAGACCACCACCGGGATTCGCTTCGTGCTGCCCGAGGGCTTCCCCCCGCCCGAGACCGCCTGGGTGCGGGAGGGCTGGGTCGAGGTGCGGGGCCAGAAGGAGCTCTCGCTCAACCTCACCAGCCGGGGGCTGGAGGCCCTGGAGAAGCCTTTCGTGGCGGCGCTGGTGCGTTGGTGCCGGGTGCGGGAGTGGGCGAGGCGGCAGGGCGTGGACGGCCAGGCCGAGGTCTGCATGAGCGGCGAGGAGGCCGAGACCGTCCTGCGGGAGTACGCGAAGAAGCTCCCCACGGAAGAAGGAAAGGTGCGGGTGGCGGTGCGGCTGGAGGCCCTGGGAGATGGAGCTTGA
- a CDS encoding lytic transglycosylase domain-containing protein, whose translation MARLLALLVLASWGLACGRIPPDLAGWAAYYARGYGLDPDLLVALVWVESRFCPDAVSPEGAVGLGQIMPATGKAIGISQERLAHPQWNLWGTARHLRQLWDSFRDWRLALAAYNAGSGAVRKYGGIPPYPETQKYVRDVLWVYRWLKNRKA comes from the coding sequence ATGGCCCGACTGTTAGCCCTGCTGGTCCTGGCCTCGTGGGGGCTGGCCTGTGGCCGCATCCCCCCTGACCTGGCGGGCTGGGCGGCCTACTACGCCCGGGGCTACGGCCTCGACCCCGACCTGCTGGTGGCGCTGGTCTGGGTGGAGAGCCGCTTCTGCCCCGATGCGGTCTCCCCCGAAGGGGCGGTGGGACTGGGGCAGATCATGCCCGCGACCGGGAAGGCCATCGGCATCTCGCAAGAGCGCCTGGCCCACCCGCAGTGGAACCTGTGGGGTACGGCCCGGCACCTGCGGCAGCTATGGGACAGCTTCCGGGACTGGAGGTTAGCCCTCGCCGCCTACAACGCCGGGAGCGGCGCGGTGCGCAAGTACGGGGGCATTCCCCCCTACCCCGAAACGCAGAAATACGTGAGGGACGTGCTATGGGTGTACCGGTGGTTGAAGAACAGAAAAGCGTAA
- a CDS encoding AAA family ATPase, with protein sequence MGVPVVEEQKSVIRVHERFPEEFARLMERLPPWVRVEVEGHRDSLDEIVLDLGKPLIYTAADQVYVLEGREVSKDDLSYLTHRLGGFKENNRAGLEGTLHRVSRIQDAYGETVGVTIRIGRFVMGVAEALRPWLEQSGSLLVVGPPRTGKTTLLRDIVRILAGRYGPRVAVVDTSNEIGGDGKLTHPGISPARRLQVPDPPSKNQGWVIYQAIANHSPEVVVADEIGYNEDVFQCLTASRRGVRVVATAHGETILDLLENPVLLPILGDPEGGRRRSRPSFAMCLEVRGKGKFVLYPEFAEALDTLLSGGEPEGLRLGRWD encoded by the coding sequence ATGGGTGTACCGGTGGTTGAAGAACAGAAAAGCGTAATCCGGGTACACGAGCGCTTCCCGGAGGAGTTCGCCCGGCTCATGGAGCGGCTGCCCCCCTGGGTGCGGGTGGAGGTGGAGGGGCACCGGGACAGCCTGGACGAGATCGTGCTCGACCTGGGCAAGCCCCTGATCTACACGGCGGCGGATCAGGTCTACGTCCTGGAGGGGCGGGAGGTGTCGAAGGACGACCTCTCCTACCTGACCCACCGTCTGGGCGGGTTCAAGGAGAACAACCGGGCCGGGCTCGAGGGCACCCTGCACCGCGTCAGCCGCATCCAGGACGCCTACGGCGAGACGGTGGGAGTGACCATCCGCATCGGGCGCTTCGTGATGGGGGTGGCGGAGGCGCTCCGGCCCTGGCTCGAGCAGAGCGGCTCGCTGCTGGTGGTGGGGCCGCCCCGCACCGGCAAGACCACCCTCTTGCGGGACATCGTGCGTATTCTGGCCGGGCGCTACGGTCCCCGGGTGGCGGTGGTGGACACCTCCAACGAGATCGGAGGGGACGGCAAGCTCACCCACCCCGGCATCTCCCCGGCCCGGCGGCTCCAGGTGCCCGATCCGCCCTCGAAGAACCAGGGCTGGGTGATCTACCAGGCCATCGCCAACCACTCGCCCGAGGTGGTGGTGGCCGACGAGATCGGCTACAACGAGGACGTGTTCCAGTGCCTCACCGCCTCGAGGCGGGGGGTGCGGGTGGTGGCCACCGCCCACGGCGAGACCATCCTCGACCTGCTGGAGAACCCGGTGCTGCTGCCCATCCTGGGCGACCCGGAGGGTGGCAGGCGCAGAAGCCGCCCCTCCTTCGCGATGTGCCTGGAGGTGCGGGGCAAGGGGAAGTTCGTGCTCTACCCCGAGTTTGCCGAGGCCCTGGACACCCTGCTGTCGGGGGGTGAACCCGAGGGCTTGCGACTGGGGAGGTGGGATTGA
- a CDS encoding S-layer homology domain-containing protein, with amino-acid sequence MLSREQRSRLAKTALSVWSASLGLALAQQAPFTDVPPTLEDIRFLYQKGIVQGYPDGTFRGREYMTRYQAAAMLYRAYLVFADDVARRVREALAQDSQARLEEAFAAIRDLQEALKIVQEAMADYPEVRADLEETRKNVEGLAEELAQVSSQMVTREEIGDLMASVGALEGLIQRGEEGLKALQARVNVLEGALRDLEGRIQAGQGELNKKVFDLGGRVDALEKGGRNRPKLSVGGSVGLSDGQPDGEVFVRGEANGVRLAGRVNPDGVQVRAEGGGLTLEHVQKDGLSESRAGYRLFEGVALGLEVGYGDSTFGVARLIHEPDGGLIPGVVAEAGAGAGFHEGSLSRNLLFVRAGYRFGGVTPSLGYWRYQGEEPYSLLEGRLDWQADFGSLGGYYRLVAFPGSGNRGSEWGVRFTSSANPFVELGVRGTEGLVAGEPGSFSFRYQNATASRTDFTVRVGYRLEF; translated from the coding sequence ATGCTTTCACGAGAACAGCGTTCGCGTCTGGCAAAAACCGCCCTCTCTGTCTGGAGCGCCAGTCTAGGGCTGGCCCTGGCCCAGCAGGCCCCCTTCACGGATGTCCCCCCCACCCTGGAGGACATCCGTTTCCTCTATCAGAAGGGCATCGTGCAGGGCTACCCCGACGGCACCTTTCGGGGGCGTGAGTATATGACCCGCTATCAGGCCGCCGCCATGCTCTACCGGGCCTACCTGGTCTTCGCCGACGACGTGGCGCGCCGGGTGAGGGAGGCCCTGGCCCAGGACTCCCAGGCCCGGCTCGAGGAGGCTTTCGCGGCCATCCGTGACCTTCAGGAGGCCCTGAAGATCGTGCAGGAGGCGATGGCGGACTACCCCGAGGTCAGGGCCGACCTGGAGGAGACCCGCAAGAACGTGGAGGGGCTGGCCGAGGAGCTGGCCCAGGTCTCGAGCCAGATGGTCACCCGCGAGGAGATCGGCGACCTCATGGCCTCGGTGGGCGCGCTGGAGGGACTCATCCAGCGGGGTGAGGAGGGCCTGAAGGCCCTCCAGGCCCGGGTGAACGTCCTCGAGGGGGCCTTGCGGGACCTCGAGGGGCGAATCCAGGCCGGGCAGGGGGAGCTCAACAAGAAGGTCTTCGACCTTGGCGGGCGGGTGGACGCCCTGGAGAAGGGGGGCCGGAACCGTCCGAAGCTCAGCGTGGGGGGTTCGGTCGGCCTCTCGGACGGACAGCCGGACGGGGAGGTGTTCGTCCGGGGTGAGGCGAACGGGGTACGGCTCGCCGGACGGGTGAACCCGGACGGGGTACAGGTACGGGCCGAAGGGGGCGGGCTCACCCTCGAGCACGTCCAGAAGGACGGGCTCTCGGAGAGCCGGGCCGGGTATCGGCTGTTCGAGGGGGTGGCCCTGGGGCTGGAGGTGGGCTACGGCGACTCGACCTTCGGGGTGGCCCGGCTCATCCACGAACCGGACGGGGGCCTGATCCCCGGGGTGGTGGCCGAGGCCGGGGCGGGCGCGGGCTTCCACGAGGGCAGCCTCTCGCGCAACCTGCTCTTCGTCCGGGCGGGCTACCGCTTCGGCGGCGTGACCCCCAGCCTGGGGTACTGGCGCTACCAGGGCGAGGAGCCCTACAGCCTGCTGGAGGGGCGGCTGGACTGGCAGGCCGACTTCGGCAGCCTCGGGGGGTACTACCGGCTGGTGGCCTTCCCCGGAAGCGGAAACAGGGGCAGCGAGTGGGGGGTGCGCTTCACCTCGAGCGCCAACCCCTTCGTGGAACTCGGGGTGCGGGGTACGGAAGGGCTGGTGGCCGGTGAGCCAGGCAGCTTCAGCTTCCGCTACCAGAACGCCACGGCCAGCCGGACGGACTTCACGGTGCGGGTGGGGTACAGGCTGGAGTTCTAG